CCGCCGGGCCCCGGGCAACTTCGCGCACCTTCGGGTGGTCGGTCAGCGCCGCTACCCCGGCCTGGTAGGCGCCGTGAATGTCGGGCGTGAGCATGGTCTGCGCGGCGGTGGCCTGCAGGGCGTTGCCGCTGGCGGCGAGGAAAGCATCCAGGGACTCGCCCTTGACTCCGAAGAGAAGCCCCGGGTTGGTGCAGAACTGTCCCGCGCCCAGATTCAGTGACCCGACGAAACCGTCTGCGATCGCTGCGCCACGGGCTTGCAGGGCCTCGGGCAGCAGGAACACGGGATTGATGCTGCTCATCTCGGCGTAGACGGGAATGGGCTCAGGGCGCTGCTGGGCGATGGACATCAGGGCCTGGCCGCCGCGCCGGGAGCCGGTGAAGCCCACCGCCTTGATGCGTGGGTCGGCCACCAGCATGGCGCCGATCTCCGCGCCGGTGCCGAACAGCAGCGAGAACACGCCCTGGGGCAGGTTGCACTTGGCGACGGCACGCTGGATGGCCGCACCGACGAGTTCCGAGGTGCCGATGTGGGCGGAGTGTCCCTTGACCACCACCGGGCAGCCGGCGGCCAGGGCCGAGGCGGTGTCGCCACCGGCCACGCTGAACGCCAGCGGGAAGTTGCTGGCACCGAACACGGCCACGGGGCCCAGGGCAATGTGCCGCTGGCGCAGATCGGCACGGGGCAGGGGGTCACGCTCCGGCAGTGCAGGGTCGTGGCGCAGGTCCAGCCATTCGCCGGCGCGCACGACGGCGGCGAACAGGCGCAGTTGGTTGCAGGTGCGGCCGCGTTCGCCCTCCAGGCGTGCACGGGGCAGGCCCGTCTCGGCCATGGCGCGCTCGATCAGCGCATCGCCGATGGCCTCGATCTCGGAGGCGATGGCCTCCAGGAATGACGCGCGGCTCTCCAGGCCGGTTTCGCGGAAGTGGTCGAAGGCCTCCAGGGCGAGCTGGCACGCCTGGTCGACCTCGGCGCCCCCGCCGCCGTGGTATGTCGGCTCGAGGGCTTCGCCGGTGGACGGGTTGACCGCGCGGATTTCATCCCGGTCACCGCTCCTGGTCTCCTGGCCAATGATGAGAACGCCTTTCGGTTGCATGGGATCTCCTCCTGATGGTGAGCATCACCCATCATGGGAAATTCCGGACCTTAGTTCAAACTTTTTACTTACTGCACGGCAACATGAACGCCTGTGCTCTCGCCCCCTAGCAGGATGCGGCCCCGGGCGGGCAGCGCTACATCAGGCTGTCGGGGCCGTGGATGGCGCTGGCCAGAACCTCGGCGGCGGCGCCCCGGGCGGAGACAAAGGTGGAGTCGCGGATCACCCGGATGGGGACCTGCCGCGTGGTACCGAGCAGGC
This sequence is a window from Aquisalimonas asiatica. Protein-coding genes within it:
- a CDS encoding aldehyde dehydrogenase (NADP(+)): MQPKGVLIIGQETRSGDRDEIRAVNPSTGEALEPTYHGGGGAEVDQACQLALEAFDHFRETGLESRASFLEAIASEIEAIGDALIERAMAETGLPRARLEGERGRTCNQLRLFAAVVRAGEWLDLRHDPALPERDPLPRADLRQRHIALGPVAVFGASNFPLAFSVAGGDTASALAAGCPVVVKGHSAHIGTSELVGAAIQRAVAKCNLPQGVFSLLFGTGAEIGAMLVADPRIKAVGFTGSRRGGQALMSIAQQRPEPIPVYAEMSSINPVFLLPEALQARGAAIADGFVGSLNLGAGQFCTNPGLLFGVKGESLDAFLAASGNALQATAAQTMLTPDIHGAYQAGVAALTDHPKVREVARGPAGEGTCQCQPALFTVDAADFLADASLQAEVFGAAALVVQCRDVDEMTRVAGQLEGQLTATLQMDDGDLAAARTLLPVLERTVGRILANGWPTGVEVCHAMVHGGPFPATSDARTTSVGSAAIRRFLRPVCYQNLPAELLPEPVRDGNPLGVTRLVDGQREG